In Panicum virgatum strain AP13 chromosome 4N, P.virgatum_v5, whole genome shotgun sequence, a single window of DNA contains:
- the LOC120670210 gene encoding T-complex protein 1 subunit gamma-like, whose protein sequence is MALHAPVLVMKDSMKRESGAKVHQANIQAAKAVADIIRTTLGPRSMLKMLLDAGGGIVVTNDGNAILREIDIAHPAAKSMIELSRTQDEEVGDGTTSVIVLAGEMLHVAQAFIDKSYHPTVICRAYTKALDDAIAVLDKIAMPVDVNDRTAMLGLVKSSIGTKFTGQFGDLIADLAIDATTTAGVDLGQGMREVDIKKYIKVEKVPGGQLEDSTVLKGVMINKDVVAPGKMRRKIVNPRIILLDSPIEYKKGENQTNAELMKEEDWQVLLEMEEEYIKNLCAQILKFKPDLVITEKGLSDLAIHYLSKAGVSAIRRLRKTDNNRIAKACGAVIVNRPEELQESDVGTGAGLFEVKKIGDEFFAFVVDCKDPKACTVLLRGASKDVLNEVERNLQDAMSVARNILKNPKLLPGGGATELTVSATLKQKSSSVEGVEKWPYEAAALAFEAIPRTLAQNCGLNVIRTMTQLQGKHANGENAWVGLDGRSGDIVDMKERKIWDSYSVKAQTFKTAIEAACMLLRIDDIVSGIKKKQAPGASAPKQPQIETEGDADNEQMIPE, encoded by the exons ATGGCGCTGCACGCCCCCGTCCTCGTGATGA AGGACTCGATGAAGCGGGAGTCGGGCGCCAAGGTGCACCAGGCCAATATCCAGGCTGCCAAG GCTGTGGCAGACATCATACGCACTACACTGGGTCCCAGATCCATGTTGAAGATGCTTCTTGATGCTGGCGGAG GTATTGTGGTTACTAATGACGGGAATGCTATATTGAGGGAAATAGACATTGCACATCCTGCAGCTAAG TCTATGATTGAACTAAGCCGTACACAGGATGAGGAAGTGGGCGATGGCACAACCTCTGTGATTGTTCTAG CTGGTGAGATGCTCCACGTTGCTCAAGCATTCATTGACAAGAGCTATCATCCAACCGTCATTTGCCGAG CATACACCAAAGCGCTTGATGACGCTATAGCTGTTCTTGACAAGATTGCAATGCCTGTTGATGTGAATGATC GCACGGCAATGCTAGGTCTTGTGAAGAGCTCCATCGGCACAAAATTCACTGGTCAGTTTGGTGACCTTATTGCT GACCTTGCTATCGATGCTACTACAACAGCAGGTGTTGACCTAGGTCAGGGTATGCGGGAAGTTGATATCAAGAAGTATATTAAAGTAGAAAAGGTTCCTGGTGGCCAGTTAGAGGATTCTACGGTCCTCAAAGGAGTTATGATCAATAAGGATGTTGTGGCTCCTGGCAAAATGAGAAGGAAGATAGTTAACCCACGTATAATTCTGCTGGACAGCCCTATTGAGTATAAGAAGGGAGAAAATCAGACCAATGCTGAGTTGATGAAGGAAGAAGATTG GCAGGTTCTGCTAGAGATGGAGGAAGAGTACATAAAGAACCTATGTGCACAAATTCTAAAATTTAAGCCTGATTTGGTCATCACAGAGAAAGGGCTTAGTGATCTTGCTATCCATTATTTGAGCAAGGCTGGTGTTAGTGCAATTCGTAGACTTCGAAAAACTGACAACAACAGAATTGCTAAGGCTTGTGGAGCAGTTATAGTGAACAGGCCTGAGGAGCTCCAGGAATCTGATGTGGGCACAGGAGCTGGCCTATTTGAGGTCAAGAAGATAGGTGATGAATTCTTTGCCTTCGTTGTTGATTGTAAAGATCCTAAGGCTTGCACTGTTCTGTTGAGGGGAGCAAGCAAGGATGTCTTGAATGAAGTTGAGAGGAACCTGCAG GATGCTATGTCTGTTGCGAGGAACATTTTGAAAAACCCAAAACTCCTACCTGGAGGTGGCGCTACTGAATTGACTGTATCGGCAACACTGAAGCAAAAGAGTTCTTCAGTTGAAGGTGTTGAAAAG TGGCCCTATGAAGCTGCTGCTTTGGCATTTGAAGCAATTCCGAGAACATTGGCCCAAAATTGTGGTTTGAATGTTATTAGGACAATGACTCAACTCCAGGGAAAG CATGCTAATGGCGAAAATGCCTGGGTTGGCCTTGATGGAAGAAGTGGTGACATTGTTGATATGAAAGAGCGAAAG ATCTGGGACTCCTACAGTGTCAAAGCGCAGACGTTCAAGACAGCTATCGAGGCTGCTTGCATGCTTTTGAGAATCGACGACATTGTCAGCGGTATCAAGAAGAAGCAGGCTCCTGGAGCCTCAGCTCCCAAGCAGCCCCAGATTGAAACGGAAGGTGATGCGGACAACGAGCAGATGATCCCAGAGTAG